The Corvus hawaiiensis isolate bCorHaw1 chromosome 10, bCorHaw1.pri.cur, whole genome shotgun sequence genome includes a window with the following:
- the NCBP2 gene encoding nuclear cap-binding protein subunit 2 isoform X2, with protein sequence MSSGGTLSILRSDSYAELSQYRDQHFRGTRYDQERLLRKSCTLYVGNLSFYTTEEQIHELFGKSGDIKKVIMGLDKVKKTACGFCFVEYYARGDAENAMRYINGTRLDDRIIRTDWDAGFKEGRQYGRGRSGGQVRDEYRQDYDAGRGGYGKTVQCQ encoded by the exons ATGAGCTCCGGCGGAACGCTGAGCATCCTGCGCAGCGACTCCTACGCCGAGCTCAGCCAGTACCGAGACCAGCACTTCCGG GGGACGCGGTACGACCAGGAGCGCCTCCTGAGGAAGAGCTGCACGCTTTACGTGGGGAACCTGTCCTTCTACACCACCGAGGAGCAGATCCACGAGCTCTTCGGGAAAAGCGGCGACATCAAGAAGGTCATCATGGGGCTGGACAAAGTGAAGAAAACCGCCTGCGGCTTCTGCTTCGTGGA GTATTATGCTAGAGGAGATGCTGAAAATGCAATGAGATACATAAACGGGACCAGACTTGACGACAGGATCATAAGGACAGACTGGGATGCAGGATTTAAGGAGGGTAGGCAGTATGGCCGTGGAAGATCAGGGGGACAG GTCCGAGATGAGTATCGGCAAGACTATGATGCTGGAAGAGGTGGCTATGGCAAAACTGTTCAGTGCCAGTGA
- the NCBP2AS2 gene encoding protein NCBP2AS2 encodes MALLRALLLLLSSPRLVERLSESRPIRAAARVTAAALTRGQRDLAPRLLRLRDAFLAELKDGARARGWPWPRGPGRGGRPGSAP; translated from the coding sequence ATGGCGCTGCTGCGGgcgctgttgctgctgctgtccagccCGCGGCTCGTGGAGCGGCTCTCGGAGTCGCGGCCCAtccgcgccgccgcccgggTCACCGCCGCCGCCCTCACCCGCGGCCAGCGCGACCTGGCCCCACGCTTGCTTCGCCTGCGCGACGCCTTTCTCGCCGAGCTCAAGGACGGCGCCCGTGCGCGGGGGTGGCCGtggccgcgcgggccgggccgcggtGGCCGCCCCGGCTCAGCGCCGTGA
- the NCBP2 gene encoding nuclear cap-binding protein subunit 2 isoform X1 yields MSSGGTLSILRSDSYAELSQYRDQHFRGTRYDQERLLRKSCTLYVGNLSFYTTEEQIHELFGKSGDIKKVIMGLDKVKKTACGFCFVEYYARGDAENAMRYINGTRLDDRIIRTDWDAGFKEGRQYGRGRSGGQVGCCTAWGFKGMMTLPNFLVLNEHRTISEIAT; encoded by the exons ATGAGCTCCGGCGGAACGCTGAGCATCCTGCGCAGCGACTCCTACGCCGAGCTCAGCCAGTACCGAGACCAGCACTTCCGG GGGACGCGGTACGACCAGGAGCGCCTCCTGAGGAAGAGCTGCACGCTTTACGTGGGGAACCTGTCCTTCTACACCACCGAGGAGCAGATCCACGAGCTCTTCGGGAAAAGCGGCGACATCAAGAAGGTCATCATGGGGCTGGACAAAGTGAAGAAAACCGCCTGCGGCTTCTGCTTCGTGGA GTATTATGCTAGAGGAGATGCTGAAAATGCAATGAGATACATAAACGGGACCAGACTTGACGACAGGATCATAAGGACAGACTGGGATGCAGGATTTAAGGAGGGTAGGCAGTATGGCCGTGGAAGATCAGGGGGACAGGTAGGTTGTTGTACTGCCTGGGGTTTTAAGGGAATGATGACTTTGCCAAACTTCTTGGTTTTGAATGAGCACAGAACAATTTCAGAAATAGCAACTTAG
- the MELTF gene encoding melanotransferrin: protein MKSSRNIFYLLFFHAALGLERIRWCTVSEEELSKCNGMSKAFSEAGILPPLECTAGGSAANCTQMIKDDLADAVTLDGRLIFQAGREHGLKPVVGEVYDQEVGTSYYAVAVVKKSSNITINSLKGVRSCHTGINRTAGWDVPVGYLTHTGHLAAMGCDLPKAVSDYFNASCVPGANGVNYPKSLCQLCKGDSEGQNKCQLNSQEQYYDYSGAFRCLAENAGEVAFVKHSTVPGYTDGRSLSSWAQGLRSRDFQLLCRDGRRADVTEWRSCHLARVPARAVVVRPDTDGTVLFQLLNQGQQRFNGVGAKFQMFDSAAYGAQNLLFRDATTELVEITAQNYQAWLGDEYLHAMQALSCNPNTMPESLNWCVVSTEEIWKCGEMAVAFRKENLKPAIQCVSAKTKEECMELIQKKESDVVVLGGADIYTAGKTYGLVPAAGESYSADDSSNAYYAVVVVKRNLSNAFTISDLRGKKSCHTGLGRNAGWNIPIGILIKRGIIKNRDCNIPQAVSEFFSASCVPSAEQDNYPAKLCQLCIGDDSGKNKCSASSQERYYSYSGAFRCLAEDSGDVAFVKHSTVFENTDGKNTASWAQKLKSTDFQLLCPNGARAEVSQFASCHLAQVPAQAVMVHPDVNVFALYGLLDRAQVYFGNSSNGNGFKMFDSSTFQGKDLIFKDSTVEIVPVEERRTYTEWLGSEYIESLEGMQTPQCSGAGNKITQYSLMATVIPLLVLWQIQGLD, encoded by the exons ATGAAGAGCTCCAGAAATATCTTCTATCTTCTCTTCTTTCATGCTG CTCTCGGCCTGGAGCGTATCCGGTGGTGCACAGTCTCTGAGGAAGAACTTTCTAAGTGTAATGGCATGAGCAAGGCCTTTAGTGAGGCTGGCATCCTTCCCCCTCTGGAGTGTACAGCAGGGGGGTCAGCTGCTAACTGTACCCAGATGATCAAG GATGACTTGGCAGATGCAGTGACCCTGGATGGCCGCTTgattttccaggctggaagggagcaTGGTCTGAAACCTGTGGTTGGGGAAGTATATGATCAAG AGGTTGGAACTTCCTATTATGCTGTGGCTGTGGTGAAGAAGAGCTCCAACATCACCATCAACAGTCTGAAGGGTGTGCGCTCCTGTCACACCGGCATCAACAGGACTGCAGGCTGGGATGTGCCCGTGGGTTACCTCACTCACACCGGGCACCTGGCAGCAATGGGATGTGACCTTCCAAAAG CTGTAAGTGACTATTTCAATGCAAGCTGTGTTCCTGGAGCAAATGGTGTGAACTATCCTAAATCCCTCTGTCAGCTCTGCAAAGGGGACTCAGAAGGACAGAACAAATGTCAACTAAATTCCCAGGAGCAATACTATGACTACAGTGGGGCTTTCAG GTGTTTGGCTGAAAATGCTGGAGAGGTTGCTTTTGTGAAGCACAGCACAGTGCCTGGATATACAGATG GGAGAAGCCTTTCTTCCTGGGCCCAGGGGCTCCGCTCCCGGGACTTCCAGCTGCTGTGTCGCGATGGCAGAAGAGCTGATGTGACAGAGTGGAGAAGCTGCCACCTGGCCCGAGTCCCCGCTCGGGCTGTGGTTGTGCGGCCTGACACAGATGGGAcagttctcttccagctcctAAACCAGGGACAA CAAAGATTTAATGGGGTGGGTGCCAAGTTTCAGATGTTTGACTCTGCAGCCTACGGTGCCCAAAATCTTCTGTTCCGAGATGCCACCACGGAGCTTGTTGAAATCACAGCTCAGAATTACCAGGCATGGTTGGGTGATGAGTATCTTCATGCCATGCAAGCTCTGAGCTGCAACCCCAACA CAATGCCAGAAAGCCTGAACTGGTGTGTTGTATCCACTGAGGAGATTTGGAAATGTGGTGAAATGGCCGTTGCCTTTAGGAAAGAGAATCTGAAGCCAGCAATTCAGTGTGTTTCAGCCAAGACAAAGGAAGAGTGCATGGAGCTGATCCAG aaaaaggaaagtgatGTTGTAGTTCTGGGTGGAGCTGATATTTACACAGCTGGGAAGACATATGGCCTTGTACCAGCTGCTGGAGAAAGTTATTCTG CTGATGACAGCAGCAATGCATACTATGCAGTGGTGGTAGTGAAACGAAATCTGTCCAATGCATTCACCATCAGTGACCTGAGAGGGAAGAAGTCCTGccacacagggctggggagaaATGCTGGATGGAATATTCCCATTGGCATACTAATTAAGAGGGGGATTATTAAGAACAGAGACTGTAATATTCCTCAAG CTGTGAGTGAGTTTTTCTCTGCCAGCTGTGTGCCCTCAGCTGAGCAGGACAATTACCCAGCAAAGCTCTGTCAACTGTGTATTGGAGATGACAGtggaaaaaacaaatgcagtgCAAGTAGCCAAGAACGTTATTACAGCTACAGTGGAGCCTTCAG GTGCCTGGCAGAAGATTCTGGGGATGTAGCCTTTGTGAAGCACTCAACGGTGTTTGAAAACACAGATG gtaaAAACACTGCTAGTTGGGCCCAAAAGTTGAAATCCACTGATTTCCAGTTACTATGTCCAAATGGTGCCCGTGCTGAAGTCAGCCAGTTTGCCAGTTGTCACCTGGCTCAGGTGCCAGCTCAGGCTGTTATGGTTCACCCAGATGTCAACGTTTTTGCTCTATATGGACTACTGGACAGAGCCCAG gtCTACTTTGGAAATAGCAGCAACGGAAATGGATTCAAAATGTTTGATTCTTCAACTTTTCAGGGAAAAGACTTGATTTTTAAGGATTCCACTGTTGAGATTGTGCCAGTAGAAGAGAGGAGAACATACACAGAATGGCTGGGGAGTGAATATATTGAGTCCCTTGAAGGGATGCAAACGCCCCAGTGCTCTGGGGCAGGTAATAAGATAACACAATACTCACTCATGGCTACTGTCATTCCCCTGCTTGTTTTATGGCAGATACAAGGCTTGGACTAG
- the PIGZ gene encoding GPI mannosyltransferase 4, producing MVARALWALLAALRAGWCLLPQSGYLHPDEFFQAPEVMAGDILNLQVYYPWEFLSSSPCRTVVFPLMTSGVTYWVIKSLQQLDICSSCINSYTLLVSPRLLFTIFSFILDYSVYRLAPFWGADPWKALVLLAGSYVTLVFYTRTFTNTLEGLLFALLMVLVSSKKSSGSSAEPTSSSLIGVITTAGFFNRPTFLAFALMPLLYWASLIVDSQKSIKTLINHFLKLILCACFTAIVFITADTFYFTSVSLDNFYSTNKSSLIDVIAQLHEKMVVTPFNFLSYNLNPHNLALHGSHPRVTHFTVNGVMLFGILHILAIGAGFKMLKKYVHQLMPVRWCYRGPPGLLMHSEGSPTLLLFYFVPLAFLSLFSHQEPRFLIPLILPLVLFSSSPNRAVKWKLLLVLFNLLGALLFGCLHQGGLIPCLFHLEQLIHSPASSSYPRHYTLLFAHTYMPPRSLLNIKKTDMHVEVIDMAGSGEETLCQTVEEQASNFTCSDCHIFIIIPGTVRATITKCGVSFRNETLIFPHLSMEDPPRIPVLSSGNWRSQLGLYILELNRDHQSL from the exons ATGGTGGCGCGGGCGCTGTGGGCGCTGCTGGCGGCGCTGCGAGCGGGCTGGTGCCTCCTGCCGCAGAGCGGGTACCTGCACCCCGACGAGTTCTTCCAGGCACCCGAGGTCATGGCAG GAGATATTTTAAACCTACAGGTCTATTATCCATGGGAgttcctttccagctctccttgCAGAACAGTTGTTTTCCCTTTAATGACATCAGGAGTTACATACTGGGTGATCAAGTCTTTGCAGCAGTTGGACATATGTTCAAGTTGCATCAACAGCTACACTCTTCTTGTATCTCCTCGCCTGCTCTTTACAATCTTTTCTTTCATACTCGACTACAGTGTTTATCGATTAGCTCCTTTCTGGGGAGCAGATCCATGGAAAGCGCTGGTACTTCTTGCTGGATCATATGTCACACTGGTGTTTTATACAAGAACGTTTACCAACACACTTGAAGGACTCCTCTTTGCTCTTCTCATGGTACTGGTTTCTTCAAAAAAGTCCAGTGGCAGCTCAGCAGAGCCTACAAGCAGCTCTCTCATAGGTGTCATAACAACTGCTGGGTTTTTCAACAGGCCAACCTTTCTGGCATTTGCTTTAATGCCCCTGCTTTACTGGGCCAGTTTAATTGTTGACTCTCAAAAGAGCATTAAAACTCTCATAAACCACTTTTTGAAGCTTATCCTATGTGCATGTTTTACTGCTATTGTTTTCATAACTGCTGACACCTTCTATTTTACCTCCGTGAGCTTAGACAACTTCTACAGCACTAACAAGAGCAGCCTAATTGATGTAATAGCTCAGTTACATGAGAAAATGGTAGTAACCCCCTTCAATTTTCTCAGCTATAATCTTAATCCTCATAATCTTGCACTGCATGGAAGTCACCCACGAGTTACACATTTTACGGTCAATGGAGTAATGCTGTTTGGGATCTTACATATTCTGGCCATTGGTGCTGGCTTTAAAATGCTAAAGAAATACGTCCATCAATTAATGCCGGTCAGATGGTGTTACCGTGGGCCACCTGGGCTGTTGATGCATTCCGAGGGCAGTCCAAcattgctgctgttttattttgttcctttggcatttctctccctgttcaGTCACCAGGAGCCTCGGTTTCTCATCCCTCTTATCCTGCCGTTGGTCCTGTTCAGCTCATCACCGAACAGAGCTGTGAAATGGAAACTCCTCCTTGTTCTGTTCAATCTTCTGGGGGCCCTTCTGTTCGGATGCTTACACCAGGGAGGGCTGATTCCCTGTTTGTTTCACTTGGAGCAACTCATCCATTCTCCAGCGTCCTCAAGCTATCCACGGCACTACACTCTGCTCTTTGCGCACACCTACATGCCTCCAAGGTCTCTGCTCAATATCAAGAAGACAGACATGCATGTGGAAGTCATTGACATGGCTGGGTCTGGAGAAGAAACCCTCTGCCAGACAGTAGAGGAGCAAGCAAGCAATTTTACCTGCAGCGACTGTCACATCTTTATTATAATCCCTGGTACGGTCAGAGCCACAATTACAAAGTGTGGTGTCTCATTCAGGAATGAGACTTTGATATTTCCTCACTTATCAATGGAAGACCCACCACGAATACCTGTCCTATCCAGTGGAAATTGGAGGAGTCAGTTAGGACTTTACATCCTTGAGCTAAACAGAGATCATCAGAGCCTTTAG